Within Citromicrobium bathyomarinum, the genomic segment TATGATGCGATGCAGCGCCTGACCGCCGCGATCGACCGGCTGGCGCAGATCGAGAACCGTCTGCTGGATGAACAGAGCGCGCGTGCTCAGGCCGCCGAAGCGCGCATCCTGCCGCTGCTGGGCCTGCTGCTGCTGCTGCTGGTGAGCGCGATCGTGCTCGGCGCGGTGCTGGTCGCACGGACCGCGCAAGCCGAGACCGAGGCGGCGCAGGCGCGCGAGCTGGAGGTTGCGCGCGACCGGGCGAACCTGCTGGCGCAGGAGCTCAACCACCGGGTCAAGAACCTGTTCGCGATGGTCCTCGCGATCATCCAGATGAGCGCGCGCGAAGCGAGTGATGTGACTGCCTACAAGGACCGGATCAGCGCACGGATCCACGCGCTGCTGACCGCGCACGAGGTCACGCAGGGCCACGGCACCGCCGCCGACCGGCTCAACCGGCAGGGCGGCGCATCGCTGCGCGCGCTGGTAGAGGCGACCGTCGAGCCGCACGTGTCGCAGGACAAGCGGCTGGTGCTGGAAGGCGATGATGTCGCAATCGACCGGGTGCAGGTCACCCCGCTGGGGCTGGTGCTGCACGAGCTGGCGACCAATGCGGTGAAATATGGCTGCTGGCGTGATGCCGGCGAGCTGACCGTGCGCTGGACGCGCAAGGGCAACCTGCTCCATCTCGACTGGCAGGAGGACTGGGATACGGCAGACCAGCAGGAAGGTGAACAGCCCGCGCAGAGCCAGGGCGGCTTCGGCAGCACGCTGATGATCGGGGCCGCACGCCAGATGGGCGGCGAGATCGAGCGGACCTTCGGCCCGCGCGGCGTTACGGTCAGCATCGCGTTTCCCGCGCAGCCCGGCAAAGCGGCGGCCTGACCGATGTCGATCCTTGTCTCCATCGCCATGCCCGACCTGCGCAGCTGGGCGGTGCCGGTCGAAGACATCGCCATCGCTGCGGCCATCCTCGGCGTGTGCGTGATCGTCGCGGTGGCGGCCCATCGGCTCGCCTTCGGCATCATCCGCAAGGCGACCGCGCATGGTCCGGCGCGCCACGGCCAGCCGGTGGTCGAGGCGATCCGCGCACCGGCGCTATGGCTGGCCGTGACCATCGCGATATCTGCGGCGGCGGAGCGGGCCGACGTGATCCGCCCGGCGTGGGATGCGCTGTCGGATTTCGTCGCGCCGGTGATCCTGGGCTGGCTGGTGCTGGCCTTCGTGACCGGCTGGGCCACCGCGCACGAACGGCGGATGGAACGCCGGCTCGACCCGATCCACATGCGCAGCCGCAAGACGCGGATCGAGATTTTCCGCCGCACCGCGTCGAGCCTGATCATCGTCATCACCATCGCGCTGGTGCTGGTGAACATCCCCGGCGTGCGGCAGGTCGGCGTCACACTGATGGCCTCGGCCGGCCTCGCCGCGCTGGCGATCGGTGCCGCCGCGCAGCCGGCGCTCAAATCCCTCATCGCCGGCATCCAGATGGCGCTGACCGAACCGATCCGGATCGGCGACATGGTGGTGGTCGACGGGGTGACCGGCCGGGTCGAGGAAATCCGCATGACCTTCGTCATGGTCCGCGTGTGGGACGAGCGCGTGCTGGTGGTGCCGACAGGCAAGTTCTTCGAGGAGAGCTTCGAGAACTGGTCACGCTCCGCCGACCGGCTGACCGGCGTCGTAATGCTGCACCTCGATCCGATCGCGGATGTCGCGCCGATCCGGCAGGCATTTCTCGATTTCCTGAAGGATCATCCGCAGTGGGACGAGCGCGATGCCGCCGCGCTGGTGACCGACGCCTACCCAGAAAGCATCGCGCTGCGTCTGTCGATGACCGGGGCGACGATCGGCGATGTGTGGGATCTGCGCTGCGCGGTGCGTGAATACATGCTGCAATGGCTGCGCGAGAACCAGCCGGTCGCACTGATCCGCCACCGGCTGGAGGTCGAGGCCGCGAACGAACGGGGCGGCTAGACGCGCGTTCACTGTCCCGTCACATCTTCGGCCTAAATTGGCGAAAGCCCTTACAAACCAGCCAGTTGGGATCACCCATGATCGCACGTCGCAGCTTCCTTGCCACCACCGCTGCGATGGGGGCGGTTGCGCTCTCCCCAGCCCGGCTGCTGGCCCAATCGAACACCATCACCATTCCCATCCGGCTGACCGACAAGCGCGTGCTGATCGACTGCCTGCTCAACGGGCAGGGGCCGTGGCCGCTGGTCGTCGATACCGGAGGGTCGGTCGGCCTGATGGAGCAGGCGATGGTGGATCGGCTGGGCCTCAAGACAGTGGGCAAGAGCCCGCTCGGCCTGATTGGCGCGCACCGGGTGTACGATATGGTGCTGGTGGACGAGCTTTCGCTGGGCGGCGTGGTGCGCCAGGCCGGCGCGCTTTTCGCCGCGACCGACCACGTCAATTTCATTGAGGATGCAGTCGGATCGCTCGCCGCCGGGGTGGTCACCACCATGGACAGCGAACTGGATTTCGGTGCGTCGCAATTGCGGCTCTATCCCTCCGGAGCGCCCGACCGCAGCGGCTGGACCCGGGTCGAAGATGCCTTCGTGCTGGAAGGCAACCGCTATGGCTCCAGCTGGATGTTCGCGCCGGTCACCATCGGGGGCCAAGCCTTCCCCATCGGCCTCGACACCGGCTCGCCGACCGAATTGCGGTTGAGCGGCGAGGCTCTGGAGAAAAGCGGCTTGTGGGATTCGCCCCGCTGGACACCCGGATCGCCCGACGGGAAAGCCCGCATTGTGCGGTTACCCGAGGTCGGATTTGGCGGCACGGTCCTGACCGGGCTGATCGCAACGCTCACACCCAAAAGCCCGTGGACGTATTTCGAACACGGACTGGTCGGCCTGCCAATCCTGCGCCGGTTCGATATCGCCACCCGGCCGGCGACGAAAGAGCTGTTCCTGCGCCGCAACACCCTGCCCGCACCCGCACCGGAGTATAACCGGGCGGGCATGTGGATCGATCGAGCCGGCAAGGACGTAAAGGTGGCGGTGGTCGGCCCCGGCAGCCCTGCGGCGGTCGCGGGGATCGTGCCGGGAGACCGGCTGGTCGGGGCCGATTTCCAGGGTCTGATCGCAGCCATGCAGGGGCCCGCCGGAACGGTCCTGCCGCTGGAGGTCAGGCCGAAGACGGGCGGCACCCGCCGGATCGACCTGACCCTCGCTGACTTTCTCTAGCCGCCGGGCGTATTCCCCCGGCGATCAGTCGCCGTGCTTAGATTGGCGGGTCGATTCCACCATGCCTTCGGTGATGAAGCCGATCGGCATGGGCTCCGCCGCGCGCTTCTTCAGCTCGCCGCGCATCTTCCTGTATTCGTCCTCCATCTTGGCGGTGACCGACGCGCGGCTGTCCTTCAGCGCCTCGGTGAAGTCGGCCATGGTGACCTCCTGCACGTCCGCGCCCGCACGATGCAGCGCGACCAGCCCGGCGCGGCGGACCACGTCCTCCAGATCGGCCCCGGTGAAACGCTCGGTGTCCTCGGCGATCTTCGACAGGCTGACATCGTCGGCCAGCGGCATGTTGCCGGTATGGATGCCGAGGATCTGCTCGCGCCCCTTCACATCGGGCGTGCCGACGTAGACCAGCTCGTCGAACCGGCCGGGCCGCAGCAATGCAGGATCGACCAGCGTGGGGCGGTTGGTCGCCCCGATCACCACGACAGACTGAAGCTCTTCCAGCCCGTCCATCTCGGCAAGGATCGTGTTCACCACTCGCCCGGTCACCTGCGGTTCCATGCTGCCTGACCCGCGCGCAGGGACCAGAGAGTCGATCTCGTCGATGAAGATCACACACGGGGAGACCGCACGCGCACGGCGGAACATCTTGGCGATCTGCTGCTCGCTCTCGCCGTACCATTTGGACAGCAGGTCGGAGCTCTTCATCGAGATGAAGTTGGCATCGGCCTCCTTCGCGACCGCCTTGGCCAGCTGGGTCTTGCCGGTGCCCGGCGGGCCATAGAGCAGGAAGCCCTTGGCCGCGCGGATGCCGAGGCGGTGGAACGCCTCGCGGTTCTTGATCGGAAGCTCGATCCCTTCCTTCAGCTTCTCGATCGCGTCGTCGATCCCGCCCAGATCGCTCCAGCTGACATCGGGCACCTGGACCATCACCTCGCGCATCGCGGAAGGCTGGACGCGCTTGAGCGCGGACAGGAAATCGTCGCGCCCGACATGCAGGCCTTCGAGCACTTCGGGAGGAATCGTCTGCGCATCGAGGTCGATCTGCGGCATGATCCGGCGGACCGCGTCGATCGCCGCCTCGCGCGCAAGCGCGGCGATATCCGCGCCGACGAAGCCGTGGGTGACGCGCGCCAGCTCCTTGAGGTCGACGCCCTCGCCCAGCGGCATCCCGCGGGTGTGAATGGCGAGGATTTCGCGCCGCCCGGTCTCGTCCGGCACGCCGATCACGATTTCGCGGTCGAACCGGCCCGGACGGCGCAGCGCCTCGTCGATCGCATCGGGACGGTTGGTCGCCGCGATGACCACGATATTGGCCCGCGACTCAAGCCCGTCCATCAGCGTGAGCAGCTGCGCGACGAGGCGCTTTTCCGCCTCGCCCGGCACGCTGTCGCGCTTGGGAGCAATCGAGTCGATCTCATCGATGAAGATGATCGCGGGGGCCGCCTGGTTGGCGTTCTCGAACACCTCGCGCAGGCGCTTTTCCGATTCGCCGTAGCCCGAACCCATGATCTCGGGCCCGTTGATGGCGAAGAACTCGGCATCGCTTTCATTGGCGACGGCCTGCGCCAGCCGCGTCTTGCCGGTCCCGGGCGGGCCATGCAGCAGCACGCCCTTGGGCGGATCGACACCCAGCCGGGTGAACAGCTCCGGATAGCGCAGCGGCAGCTCCACCATTTCGCGCAGCTGCTGGATCGTCTCCGAAATCCCGCCGACATCGTCGTAGTTGACCACGGAGCGGCCCGCCTTGGGCTCTTCGAAATCGGGCCGCAGCTCGATCTCGGTATTCTCGTCGATATGGACGATGCCCTTGGGCGCGGTGCTGATCACGCGCAGGCGGATCTGGGTGAGCGCATAGGCGGGCGCGTTGAACATGCGCTGCACTTCGGGCGGCATGTTCTGGACCGGCTGCTGCCCGGTGGTGGCGACCAGATCGCCGCTGACGATCGGCTTGCGGAAGAAGTTGCGCTTGAGCGCCTGGGTCGGCCCTTGCAGCCGCATCTCGCGGCTTGCGGGCGCGAACACCACGCGGGTCGCGGGGCGCGATTGCGCGGCCTCGATCTTCACGTGCTCGCCCGATCCGACCTCGGCATTGGCGCGCTGCAGACCGTCGAGGCGGACGACCGCAAGCGCCTGATCCTCGTCATGCGCGGCGATCACGATCGCGGCGGTCGAGCGCTTGCCCGACAGCTGAACCACGTCGCCCTCGGTCACGCCGAGCGTCTGCATCGCGCTGCGCGGCAGGCGTGCAACGCCGCGGCCGCTCTCTTCCTGGCGGGCCGCAGCCACCTGAAGGCGGACGATTCTTTCTTCGGTGGCGGTTTCGCTGTCGGCCATGTGTGCGGTTTCTCCCGGTTGTCGCCCATATCGGGGGGTATGGCGACCCTACATAAGTTGCGCTGCGGCTTATGGAATGGGCGAGCACGCGCTTGGGTCCGCACGACGCTGCGATTCGGCAGGCCGCGGCGGATTGCAGGCAAGAAAAAACCCGGCTGGCGAACCAGCCGGGTATGAAGTTTGGGAGAGGATGCCTGAAAGGCTCCATTGTTCTGCCGCAACGCAGTATATTTCGCAAGTGCGAAAAAGACATCGGGCATTGCAAAAGTTGCAATTCTCTTATGGTACTGATTTTAGGTCATTTTCATCTTCTCACGCCCGTTTCCGCCCTGCTGCGCCGCACCATTTTGCGTTTTGCGCACGGGATGACAAGGCACGCGCGAAGCCTTAAACCCTCCCCAAGCCTCACCCCAGACCTGCCGGAGTCCCATGCAGAAACTCTACCCCGATGCCGCCGCCGCACTCGACGGCGTGCTCAAGGACGACATGCTGATCGCCAGCGGAGGTTTCGGCCTTTGCGGCATCCCCGAAAGACTGCTCGACGCGATTCGCGACAGCGGGGTGAAGAACCTCACCTTCGCCAGCAACAATGCCGGGATCGATAATGAAGGGATCGGCAAGCTGCTGCGCACCAAGCAGGTGAAGAAGATGATCAGCAGCTATGTGGGCGAAAACAAGGAGTTCGAACGCCAGTTCCTCTCCGGCGAGCTCGAGGTCGAGTTCTGCCCTCAGGGCACGCTGGCTGAGCGGATGCGCGCAGGCGGCGCAGGCATTCCGGGCTTCTACACCAAGACCGGCGTCGGCACCCAGGTGGCCGAAGGCAAGGAGGTGAAGCAGTTCGACCGTGGCGAAGGGCCGGAGGATTACATTCTCGAACACGGGATCTTCGCCGACCTCGCCATCGTGAAAGCGTGGAAGGCGGACGAGACGGGCAATGTCGTGTTCCGCAAGACCGCGCGCAATTTCAACGTGCCCGCCGCCACCTGCGGCAAGGTGTGCGTGGTCGAGGTTGAGGAAATCGTGCCGACCGGCTCGCTCGATCCCGATTGCATCCACCTGCCCGGCGTGTTCGTGCAGCGGATGATCGTGGGCGCGCCCTACGACAAGAAGATCGAATTCCGCACCGTGCGCGAGGCGGCCTGACCGCCTCACTGCGATGAAACGCCTGCTCGCCCCGCTCCTGCTGTTTGCCATCGCACCCGGCCTGTCGGGCTGCGTTGCCGCCGCTGCGCCGATCGCGGCGGGGCTGCTGCTGGGCAAGCGCATGACCGACGACAAGCCCAGCGGCTATGATCGCCCCGGTGTGCAGAGCGCTAGCGCAAAAAGCGAGATCGAGGACGAGAATGTGGCGATGGCGGCACTGCCCGCTCCGTCCAGCGCCGCTCGCCCCGGCACAGGCTCGCCGACGGAAGGGGCAGGCCCCGGCCAAACCGAGACAAGCAGCGCGACCCTGACCAACCTTACCGCGCTGCCTCCACCCAGCGGCGCGCCGGGCGAATCGGCGACGGGCGGCTTCGAAGGCCTGTTCGCCGCCGCCACGGCAGTCGCCCAGCGCGATCCTTACGCGACCGAGCCGCGCCTGTCCGCGCTGCTCGCCGAGCCGGGCCAACTGAAGCCCGAACGTGCGCCCTGCGCCTTCGCACAGACCGCGGTTCTGGTCGATCTGGACCCCGGTGACGGCGAGGCCCCGCTGACCGACGATATCGCCGCCCCCAACGGGCTGGTCCGCGTGCTCGCCGCGCTGCGTGCGCAGGAAGTCGCGGTTCTGTGGCTCTCGCGCCATACCGCCGATCGCGCGGGCGCGGTCCGCAAGGCGCTGCTGCGCACCGGGCTCGACCCGCGGGGCGAGGACGAACTCTACCTCGTGCGCTACGAGAACGAGAGCAAGGATTCGCGCCGCCAGGATGCCAGCGGCGATTATTGCATCGTCGCGATCCTGGGCGACCAGAAGCGCGATTTCGATTCGCTGTTCGGATATCTCAAGAACCCGGACGATGCCTTCGCGCTCGATCCGCTGATCGGCGAGGCGTGGTTCCTCGGCCCGGCTCCGATCACCGCTGCGATCAGCGCACCCATCACCGCCCAGACACCTCCTTCACAAGGCTAGAGACATGACCGAGCAGACCCCCGGCTGGACCCGCGACGAAATGGCTGCGCGCGCCGCGCGCGAGCTTCAGGATGGCTATTACGTCAACCTGGGCATCGGCATCCCCACGCTGGTCGCCAACCACATCCCGGAAGGCATGCACGTGACGCTGCAGAGCGAGAACGGCATGCTCGGCATCGGTCCCTTCCCGCTGGAAGGCGAGGAAGACGCGG encodes:
- a CDS encoding CHASE3 domain-containing protein, translated to MFIRRWFNWLVLGAMAGAILGAVLLLLSTGAAERAERNQVERLGDVLLMLDRIERAALSAESAQRGYYITLDTRYLKPYRTSRRDAETAMERLARSINTRMTDEQRAEFVAIEDALNDKFAELDQTIGQVERGQLRDARRQILEGEGYDAMQRLTAAIDRLAQIENRLLDEQSARAQAAEARILPLLGLLLLLLVSAIVLGAVLVARTAQAETEAAQARELEVARDRANLLAQELNHRVKNLFAMVLAIIQMSAREASDVTAYKDRISARIHALLTAHEVTQGHGTAADRLNRQGGASLRALVEATVEPHVSQDKRLVLEGDDVAIDRVQVTPLGLVLHELATNAVKYGCWRDAGELTVRWTRKGNLLHLDWQEDWDTADQQEGEQPAQSQGGFGSTLMIGAARQMGGEIERTFGPRGVTVSIAFPAQPGKAAA
- a CDS encoding mechanosensitive ion channel domain-containing protein, giving the protein MSILVSIAMPDLRSWAVPVEDIAIAAAILGVCVIVAVAAHRLAFGIIRKATAHGPARHGQPVVEAIRAPALWLAVTIAISAAAERADVIRPAWDALSDFVAPVILGWLVLAFVTGWATAHERRMERRLDPIHMRSRKTRIEIFRRTASSLIIVITIALVLVNIPGVRQVGVTLMASAGLAALAIGAAAQPALKSLIAGIQMALTEPIRIGDMVVVDGVTGRVEEIRMTFVMVRVWDERVLVVPTGKFFEESFENWSRSADRLTGVVMLHLDPIADVAPIRQAFLDFLKDHPQWDERDAAALVTDAYPESIALRLSMTGATIGDVWDLRCAVREYMLQWLRENQPVALIRHRLEVEAANERGG
- a CDS encoding aspartyl protease family protein, which translates into the protein MIARRSFLATTAAMGAVALSPARLLAQSNTITIPIRLTDKRVLIDCLLNGQGPWPLVVDTGGSVGLMEQAMVDRLGLKTVGKSPLGLIGAHRVYDMVLVDELSLGGVVRQAGALFAATDHVNFIEDAVGSLAAGVVTTMDSELDFGASQLRLYPSGAPDRSGWTRVEDAFVLEGNRYGSSWMFAPVTIGGQAFPIGLDTGSPTELRLSGEALEKSGLWDSPRWTPGSPDGKARIVRLPEVGFGGTVLTGLIATLTPKSPWTYFEHGLVGLPILRRFDIATRPATKELFLRRNTLPAPAPEYNRAGMWIDRAGKDVKVAVVGPGSPAAVAGIVPGDRLVGADFQGLIAAMQGPAGTVLPLEVRPKTGGTRRIDLTLADFL
- a CDS encoding CDC48 family AAA ATPase, encoding MADSETATEERIVRLQVAAARQEESGRGVARLPRSAMQTLGVTEGDVVQLSGKRSTAAIVIAAHDEDQALAVVRLDGLQRANAEVGSGEHVKIEAAQSRPATRVVFAPASREMRLQGPTQALKRNFFRKPIVSGDLVATTGQQPVQNMPPEVQRMFNAPAYALTQIRLRVISTAPKGIVHIDENTEIELRPDFEEPKAGRSVVNYDDVGGISETIQQLREMVELPLRYPELFTRLGVDPPKGVLLHGPPGTGKTRLAQAVANESDAEFFAINGPEIMGSGYGESEKRLREVFENANQAAPAIIFIDEIDSIAPKRDSVPGEAEKRLVAQLLTLMDGLESRANIVVIAATNRPDAIDEALRRPGRFDREIVIGVPDETGRREILAIHTRGMPLGEGVDLKELARVTHGFVGADIAALAREAAIDAVRRIMPQIDLDAQTIPPEVLEGLHVGRDDFLSALKRVQPSAMREVMVQVPDVSWSDLGGIDDAIEKLKEGIELPIKNREAFHRLGIRAAKGFLLYGPPGTGKTQLAKAVAKEADANFISMKSSDLLSKWYGESEQQIAKMFRRARAVSPCVIFIDEIDSLVPARGSGSMEPQVTGRVVNTILAEMDGLEELQSVVVIGATNRPTLVDPALLRPGRFDELVYVGTPDVKGREQILGIHTGNMPLADDVSLSKIAEDTERFTGADLEDVVRRAGLVALHRAGADVQEVTMADFTEALKDSRASVTAKMEDEYRKMRGELKKRAAEPMPIGFITEGMVESTRQSKHGD
- a CDS encoding CoA transferase subunit A: MQKLYPDAAAALDGVLKDDMLIASGGFGLCGIPERLLDAIRDSGVKNLTFASNNAGIDNEGIGKLLRTKQVKKMISSYVGENKEFERQFLSGELEVEFCPQGTLAERMRAGGAGIPGFYTKTGVGTQVAEGKEVKQFDRGEGPEDYILEHGIFADLAIVKAWKADETGNVVFRKTARNFNVPAATCGKVCVVEVEEIVPTGSLDPDCIHLPGVFVQRMIVGAPYDKKIEFRTVREAA